The segment GCCATTCGTGCTGGATACGATCACCGGTCCCGACACCTTGGCCGACATCCAGCAGACTCTCGATCGGGCGTGGGCCTGCCACGAGGTCCCCGAGCTCGTGCGCCTGCACATGGATCTGGCCGCCGGAGAGATCGGCGCCAACATCATCGAGCATTCTGGCGACGGCCAGCCGGTACACATGCGGATGTCGATCGAGCTGACGGCCGATACCGTTCGCGCCGTGTTCACCGACGATGGCCATCCGGCACCCATGGACCTGAGCCGCGTACAGCTGCCCGATGAGATGTCCGAACACGGGCGGGGACTCGCGATCGCCTTCCGGGTACTCGATGAGCTGTCCTACCGCCGCGACACCGAGGGCAACCACTGGACATTGGTGCACAGCCGCACCTAGATCGCGCCTGTGGCGGTCGAGTTGCCGATCTAGGTCGACAGCCTGGAGAAGGTCGGGAAACGCGTGATCACAAACCGAGGTCAGACAAGCTCGGGTGATCCTCCGGTCGTGATGCACTCCGGTCCCAGAAGAATTTGCGCTCACCTTCGTCGATCTGCACGTCGTTGATGCTGGCGTGGCGGTGTGTCATGAGGCCGTGTTCGTTGTAGAGCCAGTTCTCGTTGCCATAGGCGCGGAACCATTGACCCGAGTCGTCGCGATATTCGTAGGCAAAGCGGACCGCTATGCGGTCCTCGCTGTGCGCCCACAGCTCTTTGATGAGGCGGTACTCGTGTTCGCGGTCCCACTTGCTGCTCAGAAAGTCGATGATCTGGGCTCGGCCTGCCAGGAACACCGAGCGGTTGCGCCAGACGCTGTCGATCGAGTAGCCCTGCGCCACGACTTGCGGATCACGGCTGTTCCAGGCGTTTTCAGCGAGCCGGACCTTCATGATGGCCGATTTCTCGGTGAACGGTGGGACAGGCGGCTTCGCGGTGACGGCGGTGTTCGTAGTCATGGTCGTGTTCTCCCTAGGAGGTTGGGTCAAGCGGTCTCGTCTATGTAGACGTACCTGTCTACATGGACGCAACCGTACGACATGTAGACAGAGTTGTCCACCAGAACTCATGACTATGTGGACAGAACTGT is part of the Mycobacterium adipatum genome and harbors:
- a CDS encoding DUF1348 family protein; this translates as MTTNTAVTAKPPVPPFTEKSAIMKVRLAENAWNSRDPQVVAQGYSIDSVWRNRSVFLAGRAQIIDFLSSKWDREHEYRLIKELWAHSEDRIAVRFAYEYRDDSGQWFRAYGNENWLYNEHGLMTHRHASINDVQIDEGERKFFWDRSASRPEDHPSLSDLGL
- a CDS encoding ATP-binding protein, which gives rise to MTDPEPFVLDTITGPDTLADIQQTLDRAWACHEVPELVRLHMDLAAGEIGANIIEHSGDGQPVHMRMSIELTADTVRAVFTDDGHPAPMDLSRVQLPDEMSEHGRGLAIAFRVLDELSYRRDTEGNHWTLVHSRT